The bacterium genome includes the window CATTCACTAACGCCCCAGCAGCGTCTCCACCTCCACCACCGCGCGCAGCTCGTCCATCATGATGTGGACCAGATCGTGGCGGTGGACCGGGTGTTCGCAGAGCGCGAGGATCTTTTCGTACTGCGCCGCCGCCGACTTTTCCGTCTTCAGCGCCTCTTCCAGCATGCGCTTGGTCGACGTGGTGTGCGCGATCGGGGCGGTATCGCGGTTGGTCGTTGCCTCGGCGCCCAATTCGGCGATGATGTTGCGCACTTTCGCGGCATGGACAAAGGACT containing:
- a CDS encoding ferritin-like domain-containing protein, translating into MAAKGKDNKALVAELNKALGWELRAQAMYAHYAAYVKGLESMTLQGHFEEEAKESFVHAAKVRNIIAELGAEATTNRDTAPIAHTTSTKRMLEEALKTEKSAAAQYEKILALCEHPVHRHDLVHIMMDELRAVVEVETLLGR